The Paramicrobacterium fandaimingii DNA segment GACAGCATCCCTCTTCGCCGTGCTCACCGCGGTCTTCGGCCTCACGGCATTCTGGGTCGCACTGTGGGAGCTCGTGCGCAGCGTCACGCGCAAAGCACGCGCAACGCTGAGAGAGTTTGAATCGATGGCCGGAGCGGGCGGCCACAGCACGGTGACTCCTCCGCGCACTCGAGACGACAGTCCGAAATCCGCTGACGACGTCTTTGTCATCTACGAAGGGCCCCAGGACAAAAGCGCCTGATCGATTGGCGTCTAAGCCACAATCGTGGCAGAATTGACGCTTGTGCCTTGGCTCGGTTCTGCCTCAGGGGAACTTATGCGCACCGGAGTAATCCGAAAAGGGCATGCACCTTCAACGTCCTAATGATTCGCGCTCGACCTGTGGCGGGCGCAGAGAGCGAACAATCATGCACATCCTCGACAGCGTCGATGCAGCATCACTCAAGTCCGACGTCCCCGACTTCCGCCCCGGTGACACCGTCAAGGTTCACGTGAACATCATCGAGGGAACTCGTTCGCGTGTTCAGGTATTCCAGGGCGCCGTCATCGCCCGTCAGGGCCACGGCGTACGTGAGACCTTCACGGTTCGCAAGGTGAGCTTCCAGGTGGGCGTCGAGCGTACGTTCCCCGTTCACTCGCCGGTCATCGACAAGATCGAGCTCGTGTCGCGCGGTGACGTGCGTCGCGCAAAGATCTACTACCTGCGAAAGCTGCACGGCAAGAAGGCGAAGATTCGCGAGAAGCGCGCAAACTGATCCGCGCCGTTGGTCAGACGTCCCGAGCTCCCCACCTAGACTGGTGGGGAGCTCGGACTGATTAATGACAGAAGAATCAATGACGGCGGAGAATCCCGCAGACAGACGGCGGCGCGGAGCGCTCGCGTTCCTTCGCGACCTGGTGATCATTGTGATCGTGGCGCTGCTGGTGTCGTTCCTCGTGAAGACATTTCTCGTTCGCTCGTTCTACATTCCCTCGGGGTCGATGGAGAACACGCTGCAGATCGATGACCGCATCATCGTCAATGAGCTCGTCCCCGACATCGTCGATATGCAGCGCGGCGACGTCGTCGTGTTCACGGACCCGGGCGGATGGCTGAACTCGCCCCCACCTGCCGCCGACGTTCCGTGGATCGTCAGCGCATGGGACGGGCTGCTCAACTCGGTTGGTCTTTCTGTGAGCGACAGCAACGACCATCTCATCAAGCGCGTGATCGGACTGCCGGGCGACCATGTGACCTGCTGCAACACACTCGGGCAGATGAGCGTCAACGGTGTGCCGCTCAACGAGCCTTACCTGCTGCTCCCTCAGTCGGCTCAGGCCGTCTCGGCGACGTCGTTCGATGTGACCGTGCCCGATGATTCACTTTGGGTGATGGGAGACAACCGCTATAACTCGAAGGATTCCCGGTACAACGGAAACACACCGGGAAAGGGCTACGTGCCTGTTGATAACGTTGTCGGCCGTGCCTTCGTGATCAGTTGGCCTCTCGCACGATGGCAGTGGCTCAGCGACTATCCTGAGACTTTTGCAGGAATTCCGGATGCTGGGAGCTAAGCGAGTCGTGCATGGTTGTCTGTGATCCGAGGCTTGACGTCGAGTCTGAGCTGCTCACCGCTGGAGCCCCGTTTGTGATCGGCTGCGACGAAGTCGGCCGCGGAGCCGTCGCGGGACCTGTCGCGGTGGGAATGGCCGTCGTCGATGCGACGCACGTGAGCATCCCCGAGGGACTCCGTGATTCGAAGATGCTCAGTGAGAAGAAACGCACGATGCTCGCGCCCATCGTGCAGTCGTGGGCTCTGCATTCCGCCGTTGGCCTTGCGAGCCCTGGCGAGGTCGACGACATCGGCATCATTGCTGCGCTCGGGTTGGCGGCCAAGCGCGCCCTCGGCGTTCTGCACGAACAAGGACTCGCCGTTGCCTCGGGAGTGATCCTGCTCGACGGCAACCACGACTACCTTTCTCCGATGCTCACTCACCCCCTCGACGTGCGAACGCGGGTGAAAGGCGACCGTGACTGCGCATCGATCTCTGGGGCATCCGTCGTCGCAAAGGTGCACCGCGACACCATGATGATCGCCCAGCACGAGATGTACCCAGAGTACGAATGGCTTGCCAATAAGGGATACGGATCTTCGGTGCACATGGAAGCGATCAAGCTGAACGGGCCGACACCGCTGCACCGCCGAACCTGGCTCAAGAACCACGTAGGATGAGACGACAATGGATGAAGAGGATTTCGAGGACTACGACCGTGAGGTCGAGCTTGCACTATTTCGTGAGTACCGTGACGTCGTCGGGCAATTTGGCTATGTGATCGAGACCGAGCGCCGCTTCTATCTGGCGAACGACGTCGAGCTCGTCCGCCGAGACACGGAGCACGATTTCTACTTCGAGATCACGATGAAAGACGTCTGGGTGTGGGATATCTACCGTTCGGACCGCTTCGTGAAATCGGTGCGTGTGCTCACGTTCAAAGACGTCAACATCGAGGAGTTGCAGAGCAGAGAGTTCGAGCTTCCCAAGGATCTCGCTCTCGACGAGTAGTCGAATTCCGGATGCCGCGTGCCGGCGTCGTCCCCAGGTCACGCCACGCGAATCGTCGTCCACAGCCTGCCCCATGACTCGACGCGCTCACAGATGGGCGTGAGGCCCTCGCGAGCACGATGCCGCGGCGACACGATGGTCGTATGCGAGAGTCAACGATCGAATTCGGTGCGCGGGGCGAAGAGGCAGCGTGTGCGTACCTTGAGCAGGCAGGCTACGAGATACTCGAGCGCAATTGGCGCAATGCGGCTGGTGAAATCGATGTCATTGCGCGCGTGGGAGACACCGTCGTCTTCATCGAGGTCAAGACGCGGTCGAGCATCGGCTACGGGCACCCATTCGAGGCGATAACACGCGACAAATCTCGTCGTCTTCGCCGCCTTGCCGGTCAGTGGGTCGCCGATACGCACTCGGTGCCGCGCCGCATCCGCATCGACGCGATAGCGGTTCTCTGGCCGAGCGATGGGCATCCATCCATCGAACATCTTGAGCAGGTGTGCTGATGCCCGTCGCACGCACGTGGGCCGTCGCGCTGATCGGGCTCGACGGCACACTCATCGAGGTCGAAGCCGATATTTCTGCGCAGCTGCCTGCTTTTGTGATCATCGGTCTTGGGGATCGTTCGCTCCGTGAGGCCGAGGGCCGGGTGAGGCAAGCGGCGAGCAACTCAGGATGCCGGTTGGCACCGCGACGCATCACCGTCAACCTGTCGCCGGCGAGTCTGCCTAAGCACGGTGCGACGTTCGACCTGGCAATCGCGCTTGCGTGCCTTGCCGCGGATGGAATGGTGGAGCGCACCTCTGTGGACCGCGTGGTTCACATTGGAGAGCTGGGGCTTGATGGCCGTCTGAGACCAACCCCGGGGGTTCTTCCCGCCGTGCGCTCCGCCGTTCGTGAAGGCAGAGCTGTCGTGATGGTTCCGACGGCGAACGCCGAGGAGGCACGCCTCGTTCCGGGAGCCACTGTTGTGCCCGTTGCGTCGCTTCGCGATGCAGCAATTCACCATGGCGCCGATCTCGATGCCCACGTCGTCGAGCCGATTCAGGCCGTGTCGCGGGGCCAAACGCCTCCAGACGAGCGAGATATTGGCGAAATCGTTGGGCAGACCGAGGCAATCACTGCTCTCGAGACGGCAGCGGCCGGCGGGCATCATGTGATGATGCTCGGGCCGCCTGGGGCGGGAAAGACGATGCTTGCCGAGCGACTGCCCGGAATCTTGCCCGACCTCACGATCGACGAGGCACTCGAGACGGCGAGTGTTCGCTCACTTGCAGGGGAGCCGATCGACGGAACTCTCTGCGTGCGTCCTGGCTACGA contains these protein-coding regions:
- the rplS gene encoding 50S ribosomal protein L19; the encoded protein is MHILDSVDAASLKSDVPDFRPGDTVKVHVNIIEGTRSRVQVFQGAVIARQGHGVRETFTVRKVSFQVGVERTFPVHSPVIDKIELVSRGDVRRAKIYYLRKLHGKKAKIREKRAN
- the lepB gene encoding signal peptidase I, with translation MTEESMTAENPADRRRRGALAFLRDLVIIVIVALLVSFLVKTFLVRSFYIPSGSMENTLQIDDRIIVNELVPDIVDMQRGDVVVFTDPGGWLNSPPPAADVPWIVSAWDGLLNSVGLSVSDSNDHLIKRVIGLPGDHVTCCNTLGQMSVNGVPLNEPYLLLPQSAQAVSATSFDVTVPDDSLWVMGDNRYNSKDSRYNGNTPGKGYVPVDNVVGRAFVISWPLARWQWLSDYPETFAGIPDAGS
- a CDS encoding ribonuclease HII; amino-acid sequence: MVVCDPRLDVESELLTAGAPFVIGCDEVGRGAVAGPVAVGMAVVDATHVSIPEGLRDSKMLSEKKRTMLAPIVQSWALHSAVGLASPGEVDDIGIIAALGLAAKRALGVLHEQGLAVASGVILLDGNHDYLSPMLTHPLDVRTRVKGDRDCASISGASVVAKVHRDTMMIAQHEMYPEYEWLANKGYGSSVHMEAIKLNGPTPLHRRTWLKNHVG
- a CDS encoding DUF2469 domain-containing protein, which codes for MDEEDFEDYDREVELALFREYRDVVGQFGYVIETERRFYLANDVELVRRDTEHDFYFEITMKDVWVWDIYRSDRFVKSVRVLTFKDVNIEELQSREFELPKDLALDE
- a CDS encoding YraN family protein, producing the protein MRESTIEFGARGEEAACAYLEQAGYEILERNWRNAAGEIDVIARVGDTVVFIEVKTRSSIGYGHPFEAITRDKSRRLRRLAGQWVADTHSVPRRIRIDAIAVLWPSDGHPSIEHLEQVC
- a CDS encoding YifB family Mg chelatase-like AAA ATPase: MPVARTWAVALIGLDGTLIEVEADISAQLPAFVIIGLGDRSLREAEGRVRQAASNSGCRLAPRRITVNLSPASLPKHGATFDLAIALACLAADGMVERTSVDRVVHIGELGLDGRLRPTPGVLPAVRSAVREGRAVVMVPTANAEEARLVPGATVVPVASLRDAAIHHGADLDAHVVEPIQAVSRGQTPPDERDIGEIVGQTEAITALETAAAGGHHVMMLGPPGAGKTMLAERLPGILPDLTIDEALETASVRSLAGEPIDGTLCVRPGYEAPHHTATAASIVGGGSGTIRPGAAARAVNGVLFLDEAPEFARTVLDALRQPLENGIITIHRANSVARFPGRFQLVIAANPCPCGQYGSADGSCTCPPASIRRYLGRLSGPLRDRVDIHMNIPRVSTAHLRGAHPASARRSSDVRERVAAARARAAERLRETPWARNSEVTGAWLRGDGALPRSVTAVIDRALERGGLTMRGYDRVLRVAWSVSDLAESPRPTAEHVGTALYLRKGMTT